The sequence GTAAAAAATATTGATTTAAATACAGAACTTAATGGTCAAAAATTAAGTGATTTGGTGATGGAACCAACTCGTATTTATGTAAAACCAGTTTTGGAATTATGTAAGCAAGTTGATGTTCATGCGATGGCTCATATTACAGGTGGTGGTTTACCAGGTAATGTGCCACGTGTATTACCAGATGGTTTGCGTGCAACGATTGATGAAAGTTCATGGACTTGGTCGCCATTGTTCAAATTCTTACAAGAACAAGGTCAAGTTGAACAATTTGAAATGTACCGCACTTTCAACTGTGGCGTGGGTATGGTGATTGCAGTTGATGCAAGCGAAGCTCAAAAAGCTATTGATATTTTAACTGCTCAAGGCGAGAAAGCATGGAAAATCGGTCAAATTGATACCGATGAACAATCAGTCAAAGGTGCTGATGAAAAAATCCGTGTGGTATTTGCATAAATGAATATTGCTATTTTAGTTTCTGGTAATGGCAGTAATTTACAAGCCCTGATTGACTTCGGTCTTTCAGGGAAAATTGTTGGTGTATTATCCAATCAAGCCAATGCTTATGCGTTAGAGCGTGCCAAAAATGCAGGTATTGCAACCGCTATTATTTCTCATAAAGACTTCCCTAATCGTGAAAGTTTTGATGAGCAAATGCACCAGCAATTACTCGCTTGGAATGTTGATTTAGTCGTACTCGCTGGATTCATGCGGATTTTAAGTGCAACTTTTGTTGAGCAATGGTCTGGGAAAATGGTAAATATCCACCCTTCCCTATTACCCGCTTATAAAGGTATGCATACTCATCGACGTGTACTACATAGTGGAGATACTTTACATGGTTGTACAGTACATTTTGTTACGCCTGAATTAGACTCAGGTCAAGCAATTGCACAAGGCATATTACAAGTTAAACCACATGATGATGAAAATACTTTAGCACAACGTGTTCATCAGATTGAGCATTTTATTTATCCACAAGTGGTTGAATGGATTTGTACGCAACAAGTAAATTATCAAACCTTTCATAATGATACAGCCCAAGTCTATTATCGCCAAAAGCCATTACTCAAACCTATTCTGTTTTATCAAGATGAATAGTTGGGATTTATGCTAACTTATTGATAATATTTAGATTGATTATATAGAGGAGTATTTCGTACCCTTACATAATCAACTATTGATATAAAGTTAAAAATTATCCAATATAGCCTAAATTTTCAACTTATATTCATCTTGCATTTGTTTAAGTCGTTGCTCTATTTTAGTTTTTAAGCTCTGATTATTTATATCTTGTAATAAACGTTGAGCATGTAATAGCGATTTTATTCCCTGTTCTTCTTTCCCTGTCCAAAATTCTTGTTCTGCTCGATAATGTAATGCTTGTACTGTTTTAATTGATTGCTCTAATTGAGAATGATATTCAACAGCTTGTTGTAATAACTGCCAAGCAAATACATCTCTAGGATTTTTCTTACTAAAGGGTTGAACAATCTGTTGTGCTTCCATACCACGTTGTTGTAAAATCAAAATTTGTGCTAATTTATAAGCCAATGCTCTATTCTCAGGCATAATCAACCATTGTGTACGCATTAAACGCTCTGCTTGCACATATTGCTTTTGAGCAATTAGTAAATCTGCAGTTAATAAATGATATAAAGGATGTTGTTGATATTCTTTAGAAATGTTTTTGCGAATATCATCAGCTTTTTGCCATTCATTCTTTTGTAAATAATATGCTATTAATGCTAAACGAGCAGAATGGTTATTCTGATTGGATAATTCTTTCAATTGTATTTCAGAAATTTTTTTTGTCAATACTGCGGTATAATATTGAATCAGTTGAAAATGTTCATCTTGATATTGAATTTTATGTCTTAATTGTGGAAATTGATTAGCACGTAAACGAGCTTCACTAATACGCTCACTCGTTAATGGATGTGTCAGCCAAAATTCAGGTAAATAACCAATTTGTGGACTTTTACGTTGCATAGTTTCAAAAAAATTCGCCATATGATGTGGGTCATAACCTGCACTATACAAATATTGCATACCAATACGGTCAGCTTCCCGTTCTTGGTCTCGGCTATAGCTGAGTTGTTTATCTAACAATACAGATTGAGTTCCCATCATTACCGCAGTTCCTGCTTCGGCATCTTGACTAGCCACTGCTGCCCCAACTAATATCCCTGCTAAAGCTAATAATCTCTGCCCTTTAAATGCTTCTTTTGAACGACTATAATGTCTTTGACTTACATGAGCTACTTCATGTGCCATAACACCTGCAATATCGCCCATATTTTTAGCAGAATGAATTAGACCAGTATTGATAGCAAATAATCCTCCAGGAACGGCAAAGGCATTAATTTGTGGGTCATTAATTAACAATAAAGCAATTGGTTCTCCTAGTTGGCTTTGACTTAGAATGTGGGAAAAGATTGACATCATCTGGTCTTCTAACCATACATTTTCCAATAATGGCATTTGTCGATGTATTTGACGATATACTTTTTCACCAATTAAACGTTCCTGATTAAGCTCTAAAATACTCACTCCACCACTAATATCGACAACTGAAGGAATGGCTTGAATATGCTGATGGTTAAAATGGATTGGTGTATGTGCAGTAACAGACATACTTTGGCTTATTATCAATGTAGCTAAACATAAACAACTTAATTTTTTATTTAATATCAGTGATTTCATTTTATACCTATTAGATATATAAAATTTTGACTAAGTTTAGCATAAAATAATATTGTAAATCATGAATATCATATTCATATTGTATTATTTTGCATATCTTATTGAATGTTTATGTAAATTATTATCATTATGGTTTAAATAAAAATAGCACCCTAATGACTAGAGTGCTATTTTATAATCAGTAAAGATTAAATCAACACAGCATTAGTTATCTTGTTGTTGAGCTTTAATCAAATCACCAATTGTTTTTGGACCATTGTTTTGAGCAGCTGGTTGTGCTTGAACTTTAGCAATCGCTTCTTTAGCTTCTGCTTCATCTTTTGCTTTAATTGACAAATTGATTGTACGAGATTTACGATCAATATTTACAATCTTCGCTTCAACTTCTTGACCAACTTCTAAGAATTTAGTCGCATCTTCAACACGGTCGCTATTGATTTCAGATGCTTTTAATTGAGCTTCAACTTCATCAGCCAATTTAACAGTTGCACCTTTTGCATCAACAGCAGTTACAGTACCCTTAACTAAAGCACCACGCTCAACAGAACCTACATAGTTTGTGAATGGGTCGCTATTTAATTGCTTAATACCTAAAGAAATACGGTTTGCTTCAGCATCTACAGAAAGAATAACTGCTTCAACTGTATCACCTTTCTTATAACGACGAATTGCTTCTTCACCTGCTTCATTCCAAGAAATGTCAGATAAGTGAACTAAACCATCAATACCACCTTCTAAACCGATAAAGATACCGAAGTCAGTGATTGATTTGATTGTACCAGATACTTTGTCATTCTTGTTGTGAGATTTTGCAAACTCTTCCCAAGGATTCGCACGAGTTTGTTTAATACCTAAAGAAATACGACGACGTTCTTCATCAATTTCAAGTACCATTACATCAACTTCATCACCAATTTGAACAACTTTAGATGGGTGGATGTTTTTGTTTGTGTGATCCATTTCAGAAACGTGAACTAAACCTTCAACACCTTCTGCGATTTCAGCAAAACAACCATAGTCAGTTAAGTTCGTTACACGAGCTTTAACGATAGAACCTTTTGGATAGTTGTTCATAATCGCTAACCATGGGTCTTCACCTAATTGTTTAAGACCTAAAGAAACACGGCTACGATCACGGTCGAATTTCAATACTTTAACTGTAACTTCTTGATTTACTTCAACTACTTCTGATGGGTGCTTGATACGTTTCCAAGCCATATCAGTAATGTGTAATAAACCATCGATACCACCTAAATCAACAAACGCACCGTAGTCAGTTAAGTTTTTGATTGTACCAGTAACAATTTGACCTTCCTCAAGTTTTGCTAATAATTCAGCACGATCAGCAGAAGATTCTTGAGTCATCACTTCACGGCGAGATACAACAACGTTATTACGTTTTGCATCAAGTTTAATGATTTTGAACTCTAACTCTTTACCTTCTAAGTGAGCTGTATCACGAATAGGACGTACATCAACTAAAGAGCCTGGTAAGAATGCACGTACAAGACCGATATCAACAGTGAAACCACCTTTGACTTTACCAGAGATAAGACCTGTAACGATTTCGCCACTTTCAGCGATTTTTTCCAATTTAGTCCAAGTCTCAGCACGTTTAGCTTTTTCACGTGATAAGACAGTTTGCCCCATACCATTGTCAAGCTGTTCAACTACAACATCAACTTTGTCGCCAATCGCAACTTCTAACTCACGTTGTTCGTTTAAAAATTCAGCACGATCAACAACACCTTCAGATTTAAGACCTGTATCAACGGTTACTTTTTCATCATCGATACGAACAACAGTACCAGTAATAACGGCACCTTTCTCAATATCTAGGTTTAATTCACTTTGTTCAAAGAGGGCTGCAAAAGATTCGGTCATGTGATTTCCGATTTTATCAATAGCAATCTTAGAGTCGGTTAAGATTGGTTTAGGTTAAGTTTAATGACATTCTATAATCCGACCAGAATGAAACTAAACAGAAAAACTTATTGACGTGATTGGATATAATCAATCATTTGTTGAAATACTTCATCAACACTTAAATCAGAACTATCTATCAACAAGGCATCAGCAGCAGGTTTTAAAGGTGCTGTGATACGTTCCATATCACGTTTATCTCGCTCTTGAATTTGAGCTAAAATCTGCTCTATATTAGCATTTTGTCCAGCATTTTGCAACTGTTTAAAGCGTCTTTCCGCACGAGCTTCAGCAGATGCTGTGAGATAAATTTTGGCTTGAGCATTTGGAAAAACCACTGTTCCCATATCTCTACCGTCCGCTACAATACCTTGACCTTGTGCAAAATTTTGTTGGCGTGTTAAAAGTGCTGTACGTAATTCAGGAATTACCGCTACTTTTGAGGCATAAGCACCCACTTGTTCATTTCGAATTAAATGACTAACATCTTTACCATTTAAATAAGTTAAAACACCATCAGCAGTATTTTTAAACTTAATGTCTAAATGCTCAGCGATTTCTACAGCTTGCACTAATTGACTTTCTAATTTATCCAATAAATTTGCTTGAGACAAAGCTAAACCCAACAAGCGATAAATAGCCCCTGAATCCAGTAAATCATAACCATAATGTTGTGCTAATTTAGCAGCTAAAGTACCTTTACCTGAACCACTTGGCCCATCAATGGTAATAATCATTGTCATATCATTTTCCTAAGATGAATATAAACGTTTTTCTGCACGGCGTTGGCGAAAAAAATTACTGAGTTGTGTTGAACATTGTTGCTGTAAACACCCATGTTCATATTGAAAGCGGTGATTATAGTAACCATTTTCCAATAATTGTCTAGCACTGACTAATGAACCTGCTTTAGGTTCTGTGGTAGCAAAAACTACACGTTGCACACGAGCATGAATTAACGCTCCTACACACATAGTACATGGCTCAAGTGTTACATAAAGCGTGGTATCATCAGGTAAACGATAATTTTGTAATGCTTGACAAGCCTGTCTTAATGCCACAATCTCTGCGTGTGCTGTTGGGTCATGACTTGAAATAGGACAATTAAAACCTTGTCCTATCACCTGTCCTTGACTGACCAACACCGCACCAACAGGAATTTCGCCTTGCTGACTGGCTTGATGAGCCAAATCATAAGCCATTTGCATAAAATACTTATCGATTTGTTGTTGTTCATCAAGCAGATTAGTGTTTGTCAATTTAA comes from Moraxella sp. ZY210820 and encodes:
- the purN gene encoding phosphoribosylglycinamide formyltransferase, translating into MNIAILVSGNGSNLQALIDFGLSGKIVGVLSNQANAYALERAKNAGIATAIISHKDFPNRESFDEQMHQQLLAWNVDLVVLAGFMRILSATFVEQWSGKMVNIHPSLLPAYKGMHTHRRVLHSGDTLHGCTVHFVTPELDSGQAIAQGILQVKPHDDENTLAQRVHQIEHFIYPQVVEWICTQQVNYQTFHNDTAQVYYRQKPLLKPILFYQDE
- a CDS encoding M48 family metalloprotease, which encodes MKSLILNKKLSCLCLATLIISQSMSVTAHTPIHFNHQHIQAIPSVVDISGGVSILELNQERLIGEKVYRQIHRQMPLLENVWLEDQMMSIFSHILSQSQLGEPIALLLINDPQINAFAVPGGLFAINTGLIHSAKNMGDIAGVMAHEVAHVSQRHYSRSKEAFKGQRLLALAGILVGAAVASQDAEAGTAVMMGTQSVLLDKQLSYSRDQEREADRIGMQYLYSAGYDPHHMANFFETMQRKSPQIGYLPEFWLTHPLTSERISEARLRANQFPQLRHKIQYQDEHFQLIQYYTAVLTKKISEIQLKELSNQNNHSARLALIAYYLQKNEWQKADDIRKNISKEYQQHPLYHLLTADLLIAQKQYVQAERLMRTQWLIMPENRALAYKLAQILILQQRGMEAQQIVQPFSKKNPRDVFAWQLLQQAVEYHSQLEQSIKTVQALHYRAEQEFWTGKEEQGIKSLLHAQRLLQDINNQSLKTKIEQRLKQMQDEYKLKI
- the rpsA gene encoding 30S ribosomal protein S1 translates to MTESFAALFEQSELNLDIEKGAVITGTVVRIDDEKVTVDTGLKSEGVVDRAEFLNEQRELEVAIGDKVDVVVEQLDNGMGQTVLSREKAKRAETWTKLEKIAESGEIVTGLISGKVKGGFTVDIGLVRAFLPGSLVDVRPIRDTAHLEGKELEFKIIKLDAKRNNVVVSRREVMTQESSADRAELLAKLEEGQIVTGTIKNLTDYGAFVDLGGIDGLLHITDMAWKRIKHPSEVVEVNQEVTVKVLKFDRDRSRVSLGLKQLGEDPWLAIMNNYPKGSIVKARVTNLTDYGCFAEIAEGVEGLVHVSEMDHTNKNIHPSKVVQIGDEVDVMVLEIDEERRRISLGIKQTRANPWEEFAKSHNKNDKVSGTIKSITDFGIFIGLEGGIDGLVHLSDISWNEAGEEAIRRYKKGDTVEAVILSVDAEANRISLGIKQLNSDPFTNYVGSVERGALVKGTVTAVDAKGATVKLADEVEAQLKASEINSDRVEDATKFLEVGQEVEAKIVNIDRKSRTINLSIKAKDEAEAKEAIAKVQAQPAAQNNGPKTIGDLIKAQQQDN
- the cmk gene encoding (d)CMP kinase, which encodes MTMIITIDGPSGSGKGTLAAKLAQHYGYDLLDSGAIYRLLGLALSQANLLDKLESQLVQAVEIAEHLDIKFKNTADGVLTYLNGKDVSHLIRNEQVGAYASKVAVIPELRTALLTRQQNFAQGQGIVADGRDMGTVVFPNAQAKIYLTASAEARAERRFKQLQNAGQNANIEQILAQIQERDKRDMERITAPLKPAADALLIDSSDLSVDEVFQQMIDYIQSRQ
- the tadA gene encoding tRNA adenosine(34) deaminase TadA, encoding MTNTNLLDEQQQIDKYFMQMAYDLAHQASQQGEIPVGAVLVSQGQVIGQGFNCPISSHDPTAHAEIVALRQACQALQNYRLPDDTTLYVTLEPCTMCVGALIHARVQRVVFATTEPKAGSLVSARQLLENGYYNHRFQYEHGCLQQQCSTQLSNFFRQRRAEKRLYSS